Proteins encoded within one genomic window of Glycine soja cultivar W05 chromosome 1, ASM419377v2, whole genome shotgun sequence:
- the LOC114418718 gene encoding pentatricopeptide repeat-containing protein At4g19220, mitochondrial-like, with product MKTWVVFQLLLKHVKRLANENLALFGPRISPSSHSISKQNYQNGNFSVVKRHGLPITPYAPAMLSHCHCFCSVIQLFDEMPQRYIHGREIHFELVDYIKLCLKKPKIVTATVAHCAALKIGALAHLPTSTSLLTIYSKAGDFTSSKGLFDEIQNRDAIAWNAIVAASLENKCYRIAMDFFDKMIKAQTGFDSTTLLLIVSASLHMKNFDQGRAIHCVSIKSGMLVDISLGNALVDMYAKCGDLSSSECLYEEIECKDAVSWNSIMRGSLYNRHPEKALCYFKRMSFSEETADNVSLCCAISASSSLGELSFGQSVHGLGIKLGYKSHVSVANSLISLYSQCEDIKAAETLFREIALKDIVSWNAMMEGFASNGKIKEVFDLLVQMQKVGFFQPDIVTLITLLPLCAELMLSREGRTIHGYAIRRQMISDHVMLLNSLIGMYSKCNLVEKAELLFNSTAEKDTVSWNAMISGYSHNRYSEEAQNLFTEMLRWGPNCSSSTVFAILSSCNSLNINSIHFGKSVHCWQLKSGFLNHILLINILMHMYINCGDLTASFSILHENSALADIASWNTLIVGCVRCDHFREALETFNLMRQEPPLNYDSITLVSALSACANLELFNLGKSLHGLTVKSPLGSDTRVQNSLITMYDRCRDINSAKVVFKFFSTPNLCSWNCMISALSHNRESREALELFLNLQFEPNEITIIGVLSACTQIGVLRHGKQVHAHVFRTCIQDNSFISAALIDLYSNCGRLDTALQVFRHAKEKSESAWNSMISAYGYHGKGEKAIKLFHEMCESGARVSKSTFVSLLSACSHSGLVNQGLWFYECMLERYGVQPETEHQVYVVDMLGRSGRLDEAYEFAKGCDSSGVWGALLSACNYHGELKLGKKIAQYLFQLEPQNVGHYISLSNMYVAAGSWKDATELRQSIQDLGLRKTAGYSLVDVGL from the coding sequence atgaaaacatgggtAGTTTTCCAATTACtactaaagcacgttaaaagatTGGCCAATGAAAATTTAGCCTTGTTTGGACCTAGAATATCACCATCATCCCATTCAATTTCTAAACAGAACTACCAAAATGGGAACTTCAGCGTTGTTAAGCGACACGGGCTTCCCATTACTCCATATGCTCCTGCAATGTTATCGCATTGTCATTGTTTTTGCAGCGTCATTCAGCTGTTTGACGAAATGCCACAAAGATATATACATGGGAGAGAGATCCATTTTGAGCTTGTTGATTACATCAAATTGTGCCTcaaaaaacccaaaattgtGACTGCCACTGTTGCCCATTGTGCAGCCTTAAAGATAGGTGCTCTAGCTCACCTCCCCACTTCAACATCTCTACTCACTATTTATTCCAAGGCTGGAGACTTTACCTCTTCAAAGGGTTTGTTTGATGAGATTCAGAATAGAGATGCGATTGCTTGGAATGCTATTGTTGCAGCATCTCTTGAAAATAAGTGTTATAGGATAGCAATGGACTTCTTTGATAAAATGATCAAGGCCCAAACTGGGTTTGATTCTACTACTCTATTGCTTATTGTATCAGCTTCCTTACACATGAAAAACTTTGATCAAGGACGCGCAATTCATTGTGTGAGTATAAAATCTGGAATGCTTGTGGATATCAGTTTAGGTAATGCTCTTGTTGACATGTATGCCAAGTGTGGTGATCTAAGCTCTTCTGAGTGCCTATATGAAGAGATTGAATGTAAAGATGCAGTTTCATGGAATTCAATTATGAGAGGCAGTCTTTACAACCGTCATCCAGAAAAAGCATTGTGTTACTTCAAAAGAATGAGTTTTTCTGAAGAAACAGCAGACAATGTCAGTCTATGTTGTGCCATTTCCGCGTCTTCAAGTTTGGGAGAGCTGTCTTTTGGTCAGTCCGTTCACGGTCTGGGAATCAAGCTAGGCTACAAGTCACATGTTTCAGTTGCCAACTCTCTCATTTCATTATATTCACAATGTGAAGACATCAAGGCTGCTGAAACACTATTCAGAGAAATAGCACTTAAAGATATTGTTTCCTGGAATGCAATGATGGAAGGATTTGCTTCAAATGGAAAGATTAAGGAAGTGTTTGATCTTCTGGTTCAAATGCAAAAAGTAGGGTTTTTCCAGCCTGATATAGTGACATTAATTACCCTACTTCCACTTTGTGCAGAACTGATGCTCTCCAGAGAAGGAAGAACTATCCATGGATATGCAATTCGAAGACAGATGATATCTGATCATGTTATGTTACTGAACAGTCTGATAGGCATGTATTCAAAGTGCAACCTAGTGGAGAAAGCTGAGCTCTTGTTCAATTCTACTGCAGAGAAAGACACAGTCTCATGGAATGCAATGATATCTGGCTATTCCCATAACAGGTATTCTGAAgaagctcaaaatttgttcacaGAGATGCTACGTTGGGGTCCAAATTGCAGCTCATCAACTGTTTTTGCTATTCTTTCATCCTGCAACTCCCTTAATATTAATAGTATCCACTTCGGAAAATCAGTTCACTGCTGGCAGTTGAAATCTGGATTTTTGAACCAcattcttttaataaatattctcaTGCACATGTATATCAATTGTGGGGACCTGACAGCCAGTTTCTCAATTTTGCACGAGAATTCTGCTTTAGCAGATATAGCTTCATGGAACACACTAATTGTGGGGTGTGTTCGATGTGACCATTTTAGAGAGGCTCTAGAGACTTTCAACTTGATGAGACAGGAACCTCCTCTAAACTATGACTCTATAACCCTTGTTAGTGCCTTGTCTGCCTGTGCAAACCTGGAACTATTCAACCTAGGGAAGTCTCTTCACGGCCTTACAGTTAAGTCTCCTTTGGGATCAGATACTCGGGTTCAGAACTCGTTAATTACCATGTATGACAGATGCAGGGACATCAATAGTGCCAAAGTAGTGTTTAAATTCTTCTCAACTCCCAATCTGTGCTCATGGAATTGCATGATCTCAGCATTATCTCATAATAGAGAAAGTAGAGAGGCACTGGAACTATTTCTCAATCTTCAGTTCGAACCAAATGAGATCACCATTATTGGTGTTCTCTCAGCTTGCACTCAAATTGGTGTCCTAAGACATGGAAAACAAGTTCATGCCCATGTGTTCAGGACTTGCATTCAAGACAATTCTTTCATATCAGCAGCTCTTATAGATTTGTATAGCAACTGTGGAAGATTAGACACTGCCCTCCAAGTATTCAGACATGCCAAGGAGAAGTCAGAATCAGCTTGGAATTCAATGATTTCTGCATATGGATACCATGGAAAGGGTGAGAAAGCAATCAAACTCTTTCATGAAATGTGTGAGTCAGGAGCAAGGGTGAGCAAAAGCACTTTTGTTAGCCTTTTATCAGCATGCAGCCATTCTGGACTTGTGAACCAAGGTCTTTGGTTTTATGAGTGTATGTTGGAGAGATATGGAGTACAACCTGAGACTGAGCATCAAGTTTATGTGGTTGACATGCTAGGAAGATCAGGTAGACTAGATGAGGCTTATGAGTTTGCTAAGGGGTGTGACAGCTCAGGTGTGTGGGGAGCTCTCCTAAGTGCATGCAACTATCATGGAGAACTCAAGTTGGGGAAAAAAATTGCTCAATATCTCTTTCAACTTGAACCTCAAAATGTTGGACATTACATATCTTTGTCAAATATGTATGTTGCTGCAGGAAGCTGGAAAGATGCTACCGAGTTGAGACAATCTATCCAGGACTTGGGTTTAAGAAAAACCGCAGGTTATAGCCTTGTAGATGTTGGTTTGTGA
- the LOC114392043 gene encoding uncharacterized protein LOC114392043: MWKTNQPNTAESFGMNKIIRVHVALVVDQYLDDNNFSQTHSTFRNEASSLFSDSLINESPPSPNVEMMNTKYAVVPQSRLCNETPPGQNTLLPSSNTINNQVISRPPSPIQSSYGNFAPNKSQTQGSIVTQCSYVSHPKISPVATCNGEASPSCCNVIQTKRVMVSPTNQMSDTESSRSISPVNTDSDMASKRNRVTDRLDASNEHKSLDKSDIECSDWEKILLSDVLDPHECNAKFEQLLQ; the protein is encoded by the exons ATGTGGAAGACTAACCAACCCAATACGGCAGAGTCGTTTGGAATGAACAAGATCATTCGTGTTCATGTTGCCCTCGTCGTCGACCAGTACCTCGACGACAACAATTTTTCTCAAACGCATTCCACCTTCCGCAACGAGGCTTCCTCCCTCTTTTCTGATTCGTTGATCAATGAG AGTCCACCCTCACCCAATGTCGAGATGATGAACACAAAGTATGCAGTGGTTCCTCAATCAAGGCTTTGTAATGAAACTCCTCCAG GTCAAAACACATTGTTGCCATCAAGTAATACCATCAATAATCAAGTAATTTCTCGGCCCCCTTCTCCAATTCAATCATCATATGGGAATTTTGCCCCCAACAAATCACAGACTCAAGGATCTATTGTTACCCAATGCTCATATGTATCCCATCCTAAGATTTCTCCGGTTGCAACATGTAATGGGGAGGCTAGTCCCTCTTGTTGCAATGTAATTCAAACCAAGAGAGTTATGGTTAGTCCTACAAATCAAATGTCCGATACAGAGAGTAGTCGTAGCATTTCTCCTGTTAATACTGATTCAGACATGGCAAGTAAGAGGAATCGTGTAACGGATAGGCTGGATGCCTCTAATGAGCATAAAAGCTTGGACAAATCTGATATTGAATGTTCAGACTGGGAGAAAATCTTACTCAGTGATGTGTTAG ATCCTCATGAATGCAATGCTAAGTTTGAACAACTCCTACAGTAG
- the LOC114392140 gene encoding uncharacterized protein LOC114392140, whose amino-acid sequence MWRQVEATNQDESIGRRRNINPVHVAFIVDKYLCDNHFSNTRCIFRNEASSLFATSSINQLPKTLEEMLDEYIFLKKQNAILGQERIMVMEEKNRIQILLQGMQNALNTYNAFQRPPSLNVAAMNANFAVVPQPRVYNKTPQGVSTITSIAAAMQNTSNTQLLTRPVNTNVDTGNFSTPMISVSDKKRKDTEAVNGPIVAKKPRGRPPGRKNQVQGENTSPQSSNAVNNQVVSRPSSSATQSSSGNCATSGSLVQGSNVVKGSFNHPPLFVPDNSPIPKTPTTQSSQSDTYVSPTKIYPAASCNGEASPTCCTMNPTNKVMVGPETQMAYKENSHCNSPIEVDTGKSSKMDDVRSKLNFDASNMPESLDKSLSNEVYTSESDKEVDISDIDFSNLMDCCPFLGITSEDFSYHPVPTHSKDNASTP is encoded by the exons ATGTGGAGGCAAGTGGAAGCCACAAACCAAGATGAGTCGATCGGAAGAAGGAGGAACATCAATCCCGTTCATGTCGCCTTCATTGTTGATAAGTACCTCTGCGACAATCATTTCTCAAACACGCGGTGCATCTTTCGCAACGAGGCATCTTCTCTCTTTGCTACTTCGTCAATCAACCAG TTGCCGAAGACTTTGGAGGAGATGCTGGATGAgtatatatttttgaagaaacaaaatgCGATCCTGGGTCAAGAAAGGATCATGGTGATGGAAGAGAAAAACAGGATTCAAATACTGTTGCAAGGCATGCAGAATGCCCTGAACACTTACAATGCTTTTCAGAGGCCACCCTCACTGAATGTCGCGGCGATGAATGCAAATTTTGCAGTAGTTCCTCAACCGAGAGTTTATAACAAAACTCCCCAAG GTGTTTCTACTATTACAAGTATTGCTGCTGCCATGCAAAACACATCTAATACACAGTTGCTTACTAGACCTGTCAACACCAATGTGGACACTGGAAACTTCTCAACACCCATGATTAGTGTGTCTGACAAGAAGAGAAAAGATACTGAAGCAGTAAATGGGCCTATAGTTGCAAAGAAACCTCGTGGTAGACCACCTGGCAGGAAAAATCAAGTCCAAG GTGAAAACACATCACCACAATCAAGTAATGCTGTCAACAACCAAGTAGTTTCTCGGCCATCTTCTTCTGCAACTCAATCATCATCTGGGAACTGTGCAACCAGCGGATCACTGGTTCAAGGATCCAATGTTGTCAAAGGCTCATTCAATCACCCTCCACTTTTTGTTCCAGACAATTCCCCAATTCCAAAGACACCTACAACACAATCCTCTCAGAGTGATACATATGTGTCCCCTACTAAAATTTATCCTGCTGCATCTTGCAATGGAGAGGCTAGTCCTACTTGTTGCACTATGAATCCAACCAACAAAGTTATGGTTGGCCCTGAAACACAAATGGCTTATAAAGAGAACAGTCATTGCAATTCTCCTATCGAAGTAGATACAGGAAAATCAAGTAAGATGGATGACGTAAGGAGCAAACTGAACTTTGATGCCTCTAATATGCCTGAGAGCTTGGACAAATCATTGTCTAATGAGGTTTATACATCTGAGTCTGACAAGGAAGTTGACATATCTGACATTGATTTTTCAAACTTGATGGATTGCTGCCCATTCCTAGGAATCACTTCCGAAGATTTTTCTTACCATCCAGTTCCAACTCATTCCAAGGATAATGCTTCAAC GCCTTGA
- the LOC114418735 gene encoding glycine-rich protein A3-like: MGGGKDKHNEEEKGVFSHLAHGVAQAAHGYPPGAYPPHQGYPPGHGYPPQGGYPPAGYPPAGYPPAAGGYPPAGYHPHGYPGSSAPHGSHAHGHGGMGALLAGGAAAAAAAFGAHHVSHGHHGYGGYGHMPHGKFKHHGKFKHGKFGKHGKFKHGKFGKGMFKKWK, translated from the exons ATGGGAGGTGGTAAGGACAAACACaatgaagaagagaaaggagTTTTCTCACATCTTGCTCATGGGGTAGCTCAAGCTGCTCATGGGTACCCTCCTGGGGCATACCCTCCTCACCAAGGGTACCCACCTGGTCATGGCTACCCTCCACAAGGCGGCTATCCTCCGGCTGGTTATCCCCCTGCTGGCTATCCTCCTGCTGCTGGTGGTTACCCTCCTGCTGGTTACCATCCACATGGTTATCCTGGTTCATCTGCTCCACATG GATCTCATGCGCATGGGCATGGCGGTATGGGGGCATTGCTTGCTGGTGGTGCTGCTGCTGCGGCGGCTGCCTTTGGGGCTCACCATGTTTCCCATGGCCACCATGGATATGGTGGATATGGACACATGCCTCACGGGAAATTCAAGCACCATGGAAAGTTCAAGCATGGAAAGTTCGGCAAGCATGGGAAGTTTAAGCATGGGAAGTTTGGCAAGGGTATGTTCAAGAAGTGGAAGTGA
- the LOC114418753 gene encoding F-box protein SKIP31-like produces the protein MTLSDDEDENLAQFLESEVLSEVSDKEEENVEEPKAKRARLEEDEITKQKQSSDSLSAPKNIVVNNGVVPRRIETGYFSQIPPELFHHILKFLSSEDLVSCSLVCRFLNYAASDEALWRRLYCMRWGMLPPTRKLRECPWKMLYIQRDGEDMVELVRSCQNEFKEYYIQMQAAKRSQAPHPSQLKDDRIILDKTLADQVSSWKSSRGLSDTVVTDHACSGETCSYYHIGDVFICEKTGQVHVCDDTCREVVMDPTNELLVCTISGHCFDRLLSPSEMEPDTEQQQGGVTDEAEPFMGSGRFARAYSLGYNCADEKELEATLRFC, from the exons ATGACTCTTTCGGACGACGAGGACGAGAATCTGGCTCAATTTCTGGAATCAGAAGTCCTCTCGGAGGTATCTGACAAG GAAGAGGAAAATGTGGAGGAACCGAAAGCAAAGAGAGCGCGCTTAGAAGAGGATGAGATTACTAAGCAAAAACAAAGTTCTGATTCATTATCTGCGCCGAAGAACATTGTTGTCAACAACGGGGTGGTGCCCAGAAGGATTGAGACTGGTTATTTCAGTCAAATTCCACCGGAGCTTTTCCATCACATCCTTAAATTTCTGTCCTCCGAG GACCTTGTTTCTTGTTCCTTAGTTTGTAGGTTCTTGAATTATGCTGCTTCAGATGAGGCATTATGGCGTCGCTT GTACTGTATGCGATGGGGCATGCTTCCCCCTACAAGGAAGTTAAGGGAATGCCCGTGGAAAATGTTATACATTCAG CGTGATGGAGAGGACATGGTTGAACTTGTTAGAAGCTGCCAAAATGAGTTTAAGGAGTACTACATTCAAATGCAAGCAGCTAAGCGAAGTCAAGCACCTCATCCTTCACAG TTGAAGGACGATAGGATAATTCTTGACAAAACATTAGCTGATCAAGTGTCATCATGGAAAAGCAGCAGGGGCCTCAGTGATACAGTGGTGACTGATCATGCTTGTTCTGGGGAAACGTGCTCTTACTACCATATTGGAGATGTATTTATTTGTGAGAAGACTGGACAAGTTCATG TTTGTGACGATACATGTAGAGAAGTAGTTATGGATCCCACAAACGAGCTTTTGGTCTGTACAATATCGGGGCACTGTTTTGATAGATTATTGTCACCTTCGGAAATGGAGCCTGATACT GAGCAGCAGCAAGGTGGTGTGACTGATGAGGCCGAGCCATTTATGGGATCTGGCCGTTTTG CACGAGCTTATTCACTGGGATACAATTGTGCTGATGAAAAGGAGCTTGAAGCTACATTGAGGTTTTGCTGA